The following are encoded in a window of Impatiens glandulifera chromosome 5, dImpGla2.1, whole genome shotgun sequence genomic DNA:
- the LOC124938377 gene encoding uncharacterized protein LOC124938377 gives MYVAFPKMSNNIGLNLNISLTKGIPILRRVRVYHSLFSSASVARVQSSSANRTGRRWVLTVVGASFWSQFISMTTNFGRKSFLASAAQKGEIDKVLKNFEWPDQFPFKDEDFQRFDESPDLSFYDAPRFVTHIDDAAIASLTRYYKEVLPPANTPGIAILDMCSSWVSHYPSRYKQDRIVGMGMNEEELKRNPVLTEYVVQDLNVSPKLPFEDNSFDVITNVVSVDYLTKPLDIFKEMNRILKPGGLAVMSFSNRCFWTKAISIWTSTGDSDHILIVGSYFHYAGGFEPPQAVDISPNPGRSDPMYIVYSRKVAAA, from the exons ATGTATGTCGCCTTCCCCAAGATGTCAAACAATATAGGATTGAATTTGAACATCTCCTTAACGAAGGGAATACCCATTCTGAGGAGAGTTAGGGTTTATCATTCTTTGTTTTCATCCGCTTCAGTTGCTCGCGTCCAATCCTCTAGCGCCAACCGAACGGGTCGGCGGTGGGTTCTCACAGTAGTAGGGGCTTCATTCTGGTCACAGTTCATCAGTATGACTACCAATTTTGGCCGCAAGTCTTTCCTTGCCTCCGCCGcacaaaagggagaaattgataag GTGTTGAAGAATTTCGAATGGCCAGACCAATTTCCATTCAAGGACGAGGATTTTCAGCGGTTTGATGA ATCTCCAGACTTGTCGTTTTATGATGCACCAAGGTTTGTGACTCACATTGATGATGCTGCTATAGCATCTCTTACTCGATATTATAAGGAGGTTCTTCCACCGGCAAATACTCCTGGAATAGCTATTCTTGATATGTGTAGCAGTTGG GTTAGTCATTATCCATCAAGATATAAACAAGATCGGATTGTGGGAATGGGTATGAACGAAGAAGAGCTTAAGCGAAATCCT GTTCTAACTGAGTATGTTGTCCAAGACTTGAATGTTAGCCCGAAGCTTCCATTTGAAGACAATTCGTTCGATGTTATTACCAATGTG GTTAGCGTGGATTATTTGACAAAGCCTCTTGATATCTTCAAGGAGATGAATAGAATCCTTAAACCAGGTGGTCTTGCTGTAATGAG CTTCTCCAATCGTTGTTTCTGGACAAAGGCGATCTCTATTTGGACATCGACTGGCGATTCTGATCATATTTTGATTGTGGGCTCGTATTTCCATTATGCTGGAGGATTTGAACCTCCCCAG GCTGTTGATATATCTCCTAATCCAGGACGTTCCGATCCAATGTATATTGTATACTCTCGAAAGGTAGCTGCAGCCTAA
- the LOC124939881 gene encoding probable polyamine oxidase 5, giving the protein MVSKKPRIVIIGAGMAGLTAANKLYTSPGSNDLLEVIVVEGGNRIGGRINTSEFSGDRIEMGATWIHGIKGSPIHKIAQEIDSLHSHNPWECMDGTTNEPLTVAEHGYVLNQSLVMPITSLFNSLMDFAQGKAFQQNQDSTHHHHHQPYAKSASVGSFLRNGLQSYWDINNNHNDDDDDLKGCYGNWTRRSLEEAVFAMHECIQRTYTSADDLDRLDFNAESEYIMFQGEEITIAKGYSSIIESLASVLPTDSIQLGKRVTKIEWRNDEYAKKDKPIRLQFLDGSVMMADHVIVTVSLGVLKANSSTLFDPPLPNFKAQAISRLGFGVVNKLFLQIQQLPNSNKFPFLQMAFHPQKDSKFGNQKIPWWIRKTASLCPIYGKSNVVLSWFAGKEALELETLEDEEIINGFETMISSFTCEKMDIKFSKVLKSKWGRDPLFLGSYSYVEVGSSGDDLDTMATPLPPENENSSSSSSSPPALQILFAGEATHRTHYSTTHGAYFSGLREANRLLQHYHLYVV; this is encoded by the coding sequence ATGGTGAGCAAGAAGCCTCGAATTGTGATAATTGGGGCAGGAATGGCCGGTCTAACAGCAGCCAACAAACTCTACACATCCCCTGGCTCAAATGACCTTCTTGAGGTCATTGTAGTCGAAGGAGGCAACAGAATCGGAGGAAGAATCAACACTTCCGAGTTCTCCGGCGACCGGATCGAGATGGGCGCTACATGGATCCATGGCATTAAAGGCAGCCCAATTCACAAGATTGCCCAAGAAATCGATTCCCTCCATTCCCATAACCCATGGGAATGCATGGACGGCACAACCAACGAACCCTTGACCGTCGCCGAACATGGGTATGTCCTCAATCAATCCCTTGTAATGCCCATTACTTCTCTCTTCAATTCCCTCATGGATTTCGCCCAAGGAAAAGCTTTTCAACAAAATCAAGATTCtacccaccaccaccaccaccaaccTTACGCCAAGTCTGCTAGCGTTGGCTCTTTTCTTAGAAACGGACTTCAATCCTATTGGGATATAAACAATAATcacaatgatgatgatgatgatcttaAAGGGTGTTATGGGAATTGGACTAGAAGGTCACTTGAAGAAGCGGTGTTCGCAATGCATGAGTGCATCCAGAGGACGTATACTTCTGCTGATGATTTAGACAGGCTAGATTTTAATGCGGAGAGCGAATACATAATGTTTCAAGGGGAAGAGATAACCATCGCTAAGGGATATTCAAGCATAATTGAATCTTTAGCCTCTGTTTTGCCAACTGATTCAATCCAATTGGGGAAGAGAGTGACCAAGATTGAATGGAGGAATGATGAGTATGCAAAAAAGGATAAGCCAATAAGGCTGCAATTCTTGGACGGATCCGTCATGATGGCTGATCATGTAATTGTGACAGTCTCATTGGGTGTCTTAAAGGCAAATTCTTCAACTCTGTTTGATCCTCCACTTCCAAATTTCAAGGCTCAGGCAATTTCAAGGCTCGGATTTGGCGTCGTTAACAAGTTATTCTTACAAATCCAACAACTACCCAATTCGAACAAGTTCCCGTTCTTGCAAATGGCTTTCCACCCACAAAAGGATTCCAAATTTGGAAACCAGAAAATCCCTTGGTGGATAAGAAAGACAGCTTCCCTATGTCCAATCTACGGGAAATCAAACGTTGTGCTATCTTGGTTTGCAGGGAAAGAGGCACTTGAGCTTGAAACTCTAGAAGACGAGGAAATCATAAATGGATTCGAGACCATGATTTCTAGTTTCACTTGCGAAAAAATGGATATAAAGTTCAGTAAAGTGTTGAAAAGCAAATGGGGAAGAGATCCACTCTTCTTGGGTTCTTATAGCTACGTTGAAGTGGGTTCGAGTGGAGACGATTTGGACACAATGGCGACTCCATTGCCACCTGAAAATgaaaattcttcttcttcttcttcttctcctcctgcACTTCAAATTCTATTTGCAGGGGAAGCAACACACAGAACCCATTACTCAACCACTCACGGAGCTTACTTTAGTGGACTTAGAGAAGCTAATAGGCTTCTTCAACATTATCACTTATAtgttgtttga
- the LOC124937824 gene encoding beta-galactosidase-like, which translates to MWRINNNVFLLMGLWAFISSSSSTVFASVTYDGKSLIINGQRRILISGSIHYPRSTPQMWPDLIQKAKNGGLDVIQTYVFWNAHEPTPGNYYFEGRYDLVGFLKLIQQAGLYAHLRIGPYVCAEWNFGGFPVWLKYIPGIEFRTDNQPFKAAMQKFTRKIVHLMKSENLFASQGGPIILSQIENEYGPIEWEIGAPGKAYTKWFSRMAVGLNTGIPWVMCKQETAPDPFIDTCNGFYCEKFKPNNNNKPKMFTENWTGWYTAFGGPVPYRPVEDLAYSVARFIQNNGSFVNYYMYHGGTNFGRTAAGLFVTTSYDYDAPIDEYGLIREPKWSHLRSMHKAIKQAEPALLSAYPTVTWPGNNLEVHVFESKTACAAFLANYDPKSSAAMKFRNRKYNLPAWSVSILPDCKTEVFNTAKVLNKGGLAKMIPVNDLSFSWQSYIEQTVTTDDADTLQMQGMWEQLNVTRDSSDYLWYLTDVNIHSNEGFLKNGQDPILKVMSAGHVLHVFVNGKLLGTVYGTSNDTRLTFSDGLKLAAGVNKISLLSVTVGLPNTGLHFERYSSGVLGPVTIEGLDEGTRDLTEHQWSYKVGLKGESLSLHTDSGSSSVEWIGGSLLVQKQPLTWYKAIFDAPTGDDPLAFDMKTMGKGEIWVNGQSIGRHWPAYIASGNCNDCNYGGIFSDSKCVTNCGEPSQRWYHVPRAWLKPTGNLAVVFEELGGDPTGISLARRSSGEVGINGSLEMVSTV; encoded by the exons ATGTGGAGAATCAATAATAATGTGTTTCTGTTGATGGGATTATGGGCcttcatttcttcatcttcttctacaGTCTTTGCCTCTGTGACCTACGATGGAAAATCTCTCATTATCAATGGCCAAAGAAGGATTCTCATTTCTGGCTCCATTCACTATCCCAGAAGCACCCCTCAG ATGTGGCCGGATCTCATACAGAAGGCCAAAAATGGCGGATTGGATGTTATACAGACTTATGTATTCTGGAACGCACATGAACCCACCCCTGGAAAT TACTATTTTGAAGGGAGATATGATCTTGTGGGTTTCCTTAAACTGATTCAACAAGCTGGTCTTTATGCCCATCTCAGAATCGGGCCCTACGTTTGTGCAGAATGGAATTTTGG AGGATTCCCTGTTTGGTTGAAGTACATTCCTGGGATAGAATTTAGAACAGATAATCAACCATTCAAG GCTGCGATGCAGAAATTCACCCGAAAAATCGTCCATTTGATGAAGTCTGAAAATTTGTTTGCATCTCAAGGTGGACCAATAATCTTGTCCCAG ATAGAGAATGAGTATGGACCGATAGAATGGGAGATTGGTGCACCGGGTAAGGCCTACACAAAATGGTTCTCACGAATGGCAGTTGGTCTTAACACTGGCATACCGTGGGTAATGTGCAAGCAAGAAACTGCCCCTGATCCTTTT ATAGACACTTGTAACGGTTTCTACTGCGAAAAGTTTAAGCCCAACAACAATAACAAACCAAAGATGTTCACTGAAAATTGGACCGGGTG GTACACTGCTTTTGGTGGTCCGGTTCCTTATAGACCAGTGGAGGACCTGGCTTATTCAGTGGCTAGATTTATTCAAAACAATGGCTCTTTTGTCAATTACTATATG TATCACGGGGGAACGAATTTTGGCCGAACAGCAGCTGGCTTGTTCGTAACAACTAGCTATGACTATGATGCTCCCATCGATGAGTATG GATTGATAAGGGAACCAAAATGGAGTCATTTGAGAAGTATGCATAAAGCTATCAAACAAGCTGAACCTGCTTTACTTTCAGCCTATCCAACCGTCACTTGGCCTGGGAATAATTTGGAG GTTCATGTCTTCGAATCAAAAACCGCTTGTGCTGCATTTCTGGCTAACTATGACCCGAAATCCTCAGCAGCTATGAAATTCAGGAATAGAAAATATAACTTGCCTGCATGGTCTGTCAGCATTCTTCCAGACTGCAAAACCGAGGTTTTCAACACTGCGAAG GTTCTCAATAAAGGCGGTCTAGCAAAGATGATTCCAGTTAACGATTTATCGTTCTCGTGGCAATCTTACATTGAGCAGACGGTTACTACAGACGATGCAGATACCCTACAAATGCAGGGGATGTGGGAACAACTAAACGTCACTAGAGACTCGTCTGATTATTTGTGGTATTTGACAGA TGTGAATATACATTCCAATGAAGGTTTTCTAAAGAACGGACAAGATCCCATTCTTAAAGTCATGTCAGCTGGCCATGTTTTGCATGTATTCGTCAATGGAAAGCTTTTAGGCACGGTTTATGGAACATCAAACGACACAAGACTGACGTTTAGTGACGGTTTAAAGTTAGCCGCTGGTGTAAACAAGATTTCGCTACTAAGTGTTACCGTTGGTCTTCCT AACACTGGCTTGCATTTCGAACGATACAGTAGTGGAGTTCTTGGACCAGTCACGATAGAGGGTCTTGATGAGGGGACAAGAGACTTGACGGAACATCAATGGTCTTACAAG gTTGGATTAAAAGGCGAATCTTTAAGCCTCCATACCGATAGTGGATCATCTTCTGTAGAATGGATTGGAGGATCATTGCTAGTGCAGAAACAACCCTTGACATGGTACAAG GCCATTTTCGACGCGCCAACAGGGGATGATCCTTTGGCTTTCGACATGAAAACGATGGGAAAAGGCGAAATATGGGTAAACGGGCAAAGCATTGGCCGGCATTGGCCTGCATATATAGCAAGTGGAAACTGTAATGATTGTAACTATGGTGGGATATTTAGTGACAGTAAATGTGTGACCAATTGTGGAGAGCCATCACAGAGATG GTACCACGTTCCTCGGGCATGGCTGAAACCGACAGGGAACTTGGCGGTGGTGTTTGAGGAATTGGGTGGTGACCCGACTGGGATATCTTTAGCGAGAAG ATCATCTGGTGAGGTTGGTATCAACGGGTCTTTGGAGATGGTCTCCACTGTTTGA